Proteins from a genomic interval of Zingiber officinale cultivar Zhangliang chromosome 1B, Zo_v1.1, whole genome shotgun sequence:
- the LOC122045838 gene encoding zinc finger CCCH domain-containing protein 24-like, producing MCGVPERMRPCLSSTLQEEKEKKNINIGGGSPAAVRMTSIAADTDEPFSTVLELAANNDVASFKRTIDRAPSCFDEVGLWYGRKRGSNRMAFAHRTPLMVAATYGSLDVLEFLLSLPTSVVINRASGQDGYTALHCSASGGSPTAARVVKLLLSAGADPNLVDSNGDMPADVIVVSPKLPDVRAALEALLGKSSNDTSVEDRGLREITAVFNSDSPPLSSSPDAAGSPSSGSVSSPMMTVKVPEIQPNATSEKKEYPYDPSLPDIKNSIYATDEFRMYSFKVRPCSRAYSHDWTECPFVHPGENARRRDPRKYHYSCVPCTDFRKGVCKRGDMCEYAHGVFECWLHPAQYRTKLCKDGTACVRRVCFFAHTNEELRPLYMSTGPAILSPLSSSAAIEMAAAMTLMPGSPGAVMPCFTPPISPSVNGIEHSSMTWAQTNLPLLHLPGSNLQASRLRSSISARDMPLDDFSVMPESNSHPMLMGPSHSRLHSSLGGQMLRSKILTPSNLDHLFAVEITSSPNYSSDQGNVFSPSNRTVILNQFHQQRQCSLSPINTLYATRAIDNQQLPGHSSLVQPSLGVPSSGSMSPRSMEPVSPMLSHLPFLALRKKHQEAALHDLSPRGVGSITSPVVDYAAKSSWSDWASPRGAIDWGVSHEELGLLRQSSSLGLQGNHEEPDLSWIHSLVKEPPPEKMLNASARLAGPSLLLPANGAEVTNSDYQYDILDQADGLCDWLEHCQLGRS from the coding sequence ATGTGCGGCGTACCCGAGCGGATGAGGCCTTGTTTGTCTTCAACCTTGcaagaagagaaggaaaagaagaacatCAATATCGGCGGTGGTAGTCCTGCGGCCGTAAGAATGACTTCAATCGCGGCCGACACAGACGAACCGTTCTCGACCGTTCTCGAGCTCGCGGCGAACAACGACGTCGCCTCTTTCAAGCGAACGATCGACCGTGCTCCTTCCTGCTTTGACGAGGTTGGCCTCTGGTACGGCCGCAAGAGAGGGTCAAACCGGATGGCGTTCGCTCACCGTACCCCGCTGATGGTTGCCGCCACGTATGGCAGCCTCGACGTCCTCGAGTTCCTTCTCTCTTTGCCTACCTCCGTTGTTATCAACCGGGCTTCTGGGCAAGACGGCTATACGGCCTTGCACTGCTCCGCGTCTGGTGGCTCTCCTACTGCGGCCCGTGTAGTGAAGTTGCTTCTTTCCGCCGGAGCCGACCCCAACCTGGTCGATTCCAACGGCGACATGCCGGCCGATGTGATCGTCGTCTCCCCAAAGCTGCCTGATGTGAGGGCTGCGCTGGAAGCTCTTCTAGGAAAGAGCTCTAATGATACAAGCGTGGAAGACCGCGGTCTTCGTGAGATAACAGCAGTTTTTAACTCAGATTCACCTCCTCTGTCTTCCTCCCCTGATGCTGCTGGATCCCCGTCGTCTGGCTCGGTTTCCTCGCCGATGATGACGGTAAAAGTTCCTGAAATTCAACCAAATGCTACGTCGGAGAAGAAAGAGTATCCTTATGACCCGTCGCTCCCTGATATCAAGAACAGCATCTATGCTACTGACGAGTTCCGGATGTACTCGTTCAAAGTCCGGCCTTGCTCGCGAGCATACTCTCATGATTGGACCGAGTGTCCTTTTGTTCACCCAGGCGAGAATGCTCGGCGGCGCGATCCAAGAAAGTATCACTACAGCTGCGTTCCTTGCACGGATTTCCGCAAAGGTGTTTGCAAGAGGGGTGATATGTGCGAGTATGCGCACGGGGTGTTTGAGTGTTGGCTTCACCCAGCGCAATACCGCACGAAGCTTTGCAAGGACGGAACTGCTTGTGTTCGCCGCGTCTGTTTCTTTGCCCACACTAATGAAGAGCTCCGCCCGCTGTACATGTCCACCGGTCCTGCCATCCTTTCTCCCTTATCGTCCTCTGCTGCAATAGAGATGGCTGCCGCAATGACCCTCATGCCTGGGTCTCCTGGCGCTGTAATGCCTTGTTTTACTCCGCCCATATCGCCCTCTGTGAATGGTATCGAGCACTCTTCCATGACATGGGCTCAGACAAATTTGCCTCTGCTGCATCTTCCTGGTAGCAATCTCCAGGCTAGCAGGTTGCGATCATCTATCAGTGCAAGAGACATGCCTTTGGACGATTTCTCTGTGATGCCTGAATCTAATTCTCACCCGATGCTAATGGGTCCATCTCATTCTCGTTTGCATTCATCGCTGGGAGGCCAAATGCTAAGATCGAAGATCCTAACTCCGTCTAACCTTGATCATCTTTTTGCTGTTGAAATTACCTCTTCTCCAAACTATAGTTCTGATCAAGGCAATGTTTTTTCCCCCTCCAACAGGACTGTTATCCTCAACCAATTTCACCAGCAACGGCAATGCTCGTTATCACCAATCAATACCCTCTACGCAACCAGAGCCATAGACAACCAACAGCTGCCTGGACACTCATCTCTCGTACAACCCTCACTCGGCGTTCCTTCATCTGGCAGCATGTCCCCCAGAAGCATGGAACCTGTTTCTCCAATGTTATCTCATTTGCCTTTTCTTGCTCTAAGGAAGAAACATCAGGAAGCAGCACTTCATGACCTGAGTCCCCGTGGTGTTGGTTCTATAACCTCCCCGGTCGTCGACTACGCAGCTAAATCCTCATGGTCAGATTGGGCATCACCGCGTGGGGCAATTGACTGGGGGGTGAGTCATGAAGAACTTGGCCTTTTGAGGCAGTCATCCTCCCTTGGGTTACAAGGTAACCATGAGGAGCCTGATCTTTCTTGGATCCATTCCCTAGTGAAGGAACCACCACCTGAGAAAATGCTCAATGCTTCAGCAAGGCTTGCTGGGCCTTCCCTTTTGCTGCCTGCCAATGGAGCCGAGGTCACCAATTCTGATTATCAGTATGATATCCTTGATCAAGCTGACGGTCTCTGTGATTGGCTCGAGCACTGTCAGCTTGGTCGAAGCTAA